The sequence below is a genomic window from Patescibacteria group bacterium.
GAGGGAACTTTTAATTTCCAGGCATAGTCAAAATCTGAATATCCATTGCCGTTATCGTCGCCGTCATCACAACCACAACGAGAAATTCCATGTACCCAGTAAAATTCAGTCTCCTCACATTCGGGCTGTCTGATCCATTTTGGCTTTCCGGATTTTAAGAGATCTTTTTCAGAATCAAGGTGAATCTTTATATCTGAAAAATTTGAAGAAGGGGGGGCGGCGTCTTGAATATAGTGTTCAGTTCTTATAAGAACACTTTCCGGAGCTTGGGCTTTAACAGCTGAAAACCAGGAAAAACCAAGCAGCAAAATAACAAAAGCTAATAACAGCTTTCTCATGATTAAAACCTCCTTTTAGGTTTTTAAGGGTTTTTAATGAACAAATAATTTATTCGGCGAGAGTCCTTTATTATTATATTTAATAATAAATTTGTCAAATAGACGTTGACAATTAAAGCTATTTTTTTTACAATTAGTAGAGCCTAATAATTATTATAAAAAAATATGAGTATGTTTAATAAAGAAGAACAAGAGTTTTCACCTAAGGGTGAAGAAACAGTTATCGGACCTTCGGTTAAAGTAGAGGGTAATTTTGACAGTCAGGGTGATATTATTGTAGAAGGCCATGTCTCCGGCACTATTAAAACAGCCGGTAATTTGAGAGTCGGTCAAAATGCCAAGATCAAGGCTGATGTAGAAGCTTCTAATGTTAATAACGCCGGCGAGATTAGAGGTAATGTTAAATCTAGTGAAAAATTAAGTTTGTCCTCAAGCGCTAGAGTTATTGGTAATGTGGAAACAGGAGTTTTGTCAGTAGAAGAAGGAGCGGTTTTAAACGGTAAATGCAAAATGATTAAAAAGGAGGAAAGAGAAACTTTAAAAGAAGATGATGAAAACAAGAAAGAAGAGAAAAAGAGAAGTAAAAAATAAGCTTTAATTTGAACTGACAGATGTATTTTTATATATACGATTCTTTTTTGTCTGATAAAAAATATGAAAGCACACTAGCCAAAGTGGAAGCTCGTCTTTTAGAGTTAGATATAAATGGCAAAATTGAAAAATTGACTATTTTAAAGAATTTAAAAGAAATGGTAGAAGAGGCCCTGAAAAAAGGTGCTAAGACTTTGGTGGTAGTTGGCGATGACACAACCTTAAGCAAAGTTATTAGCTATGTAGCTCCTTATAAAAAGGCCACTTTAGGCTATATTCCCATTGGCCCGGAAAAAAAGATAGCTGATCTTTTAGGTATTCCTTCAGGTATAGAAGCTTGTGACATTCTTTCTAAAAGAATTATGCATCGCTTTGATTTAGGTAAAGTCAATAAAAAGTATTTTCTTTTTAATTTAGATATTGCTAAAAAGAAAAATGTTAAAATAGAATGCGATGGAGATTATACCATAGAAGCGATTGCTCCAGATTCTAGTTTAAAAATATGTAATCTTGGTTTACTGGATGAAGAAACCTATTTTAATCCCGGGGATGGCCTTTTGGAAGCAGTGGTTTTAAATAAAAAATCCGGCTGGAATATTTTTAAAAGTGGTTTTGAGCAAGACAGTGTTTTTCCCATTAAAAAGGCAAAGATAAAGTGTAATACGGAATGTGTTTCTTTAGTAGCTGACGGCGAAACTATTATTAAAACTCCGGCCACAGTCAGCGTAGTCCCTAAAAGATTGAGTATTATTGTCGGCCGCGAGAGAAAATTTTAAATATATTAAATTATAAAAAATATTATGTTGGAAAATATCACCTGGCTGGGTCAGTCAGGCTTTAAAATAATTACCAAGTCTGGCAAAACAATTTATATAGATCCCTGGAAGATTTCCGGTGACAGTTCTGAAGCTGACTATATTTTAATTACTCATGAACATTTTGATCATTGTTCTCCAGAAGATATTGCTAAAATTCGAAAAGAAAAAACAAAAATATTTTGTCCTCATGAATGTATTCAAAAAATAGGCGGACAGGCCAAAAGTGTTAAACCAGGAAAAGAAATTAAAGAAGAAGAAATTACTATTAAAACTGTGCCGGCTTATAATATTGATAAAGAATACCACCCCAAAGAAAATAATTGGGTCGGTTATGTAATTGAAGCTGACGGTCAGAAAATGTATCATGCCGGAGACACTGATTTAATTCCGGAAATGGATGAATTAGAAAATATTGATATAGCTATGCTGCCAGTTTCCGGCACTTATGTGATGGATAGTCAAGAAGCAGCTCAGGCTATTGCAAGAATAAAGCCCAAAAAAATAATTCCCATGCATTACGGAGAGGTAGTGGGCAGTTCTGAAGACGCCAGAAAATTAAAAGAAAAATATCCCAAGCGGGTAGAGATTATGGAGAAGGAGTAAGAAGGGCTTTAAGGGTAACAAAGGTAAAAAGGATTTCAGGAATAATAAAAGCGCAGACTTTCCGCCTGCTTTACTTTGCACAAAGCAAGGCGGGGGGGCTAGTCTGCGCTAGCTTGACATTTTTGAGTATAGATTATATATTAAGATGAAGTTATTTTAAAAATTAAGTAGTTTGTAAACTTTTGTGAGGCGTAAAAATATTGTTTAATCTTTTGGTCGCTATGTGGATTAAACAAGAAGAGCTTTATATTTTTGAAGCCACGCCAGAGAGCGAAACCGGCACAAAGAGAGGTGATTATAGATGAAAATTCCTTTTTTATGAGTCTCACAAATGAGGCTTTTTTTATCCGCCATAATTTATAAGTTAAGGTGGGTTTAGTTCTTTTCAAATAAATTAAGAGATCAAAAAAAGGAAGTATCCAATGGCAAAAATACAAATTGTTGAAAATAATTTTGAAAGACAGAAAGTTTTGAAAGTAGCTTTTCAAGAGGAGGGTAATAAGGTTAGTCTACCTTCTAATCTGTCTAGTGCTTGGACTGAGATTATGAATATAAATCTTCGGCCAGAATTGATAATTATCAGTTTAGAAAATAATAAACATAAGTTTATCCTTCGTTTGTTAGCTAAAAGTTTTCCCAATTTACCAGCTATTATTTTATACCGGATCAGAAATCAGTACCAAGATTTAGATCTTCAGGAAAACTGGCATCTATTTAAAATGCCTTTCAATCCCATGTCTTTAGCTAAATGGGCTGGGAAAATTTTAACACGTGTACATTGATTTATTTTTTAAAGCCTTCTTAAAATATAAGAAGGCTTTTTTACTTGACGAAAGAGATTATTTTTATTAGAATAAACTATCTAACGTTATATTTTTTTATGTCCAAAAAAGAAGAAAAATCTGAAAAAAAGTCTGACTCTGATTCCAAAGAGGAAGTAACCAAAGAAGAGAAAAAGACTATTGAATTGCCGGAAAAAATTACGGTTAAGAATTTAGCGGAAAAAATAAAAATGCCGGTAACTGAAGTTATTGCTGAGTTGATGAAAAATGGAGTGCTAGCTTCTCAGAATGAAAGTATTGATTTTGAGACGGCTTCTATTATTGCTGATGAGATGGGTTTTGAGGCCAATCAAGTGAAAAAGGCTGATAAAGTGGAAGAAAAAAAAGATGCTAAATTAGAAGAAGCTTTAGAGCAAAGCCAAGAAGAAAATTTGGTACTCCGCCCGCCAGTGGTGGTAGTTTTGGGTCATGTTGATCATGGCAAGACTCTGTTATTGGACGCTATTCGCGAAACTAAAGTCATTGATACGGAGCATGGTGGTATTACTCAACATATTGGGGCTTACCAAGTCAAAGAAAAAAGTCAGCTAATAACTTTTATTGATACACCTGGCCATGCTGCTTTTACAGCTATGCGTTCAAGAGGAGCTAAAATAGCTGATATCGCTATTTTGGTTATTGCGGCTGATGACAGTATCAAGCCCCAAACCAAAGAAGCTCTGCAAATTATTAAAGCGGCTAAGATCCCTTATATAATAGCTATTAATAAAATTGATAAGGCTGAAGCTGATGTCAATCGGGTGATGAAAGACCTGGCTGATCATGATTTACTGCCAGAAGAATGGGGTGGAGATACTATTACTGTAGAAGTTTCTGCTTTAGAAAAGAAAGGTTTGGATGACCTTTTATCCATGGTGCTTTTGGTTTATGATATGGAAAAAGATTATATCAAAGCTGATCCCTCTGGTCAGGCTATAGGCTCAATTATTGAAAGTCATATTGACAAAGGTGAAGGACCAGTGGCCACGGTTTTAATTCATTCAGGTACTTTAGAGGTAGGTAATGATGTGACAGTGGGTGATGTTTGGGGTCGTATTAAAGCCATGAAGGATTTTAAGGGTGGCGAAATCGAAAAAGCTAAACCTTCAACGCCAGTTAAAATACTCGGTCTTAAAGGTTTGCCAGTAGTCGGGGATATAATTTCAGTAACCGAAGATTTAAAAGAGTTTAAAAAGAAAGCCAAACAATATCGCCATGACAAACATTTGATTAAACCAAGCGAGACAAGAATTGAAACCAAAAAGCA
It includes:
- a CDS encoding polymer-forming cytoskeletal protein, which produces MFNKEEQEFSPKGEETVIGPSVKVEGNFDSQGDIIVEGHVSGTIKTAGNLRVGQNAKIKADVEASNVNNAGEIRGNVKSSEKLSLSSSARVIGNVETGVLSVEEGAVLNGKCKMIKKEERETLKEDDENKKEEKKRSKK
- a CDS encoding diacylglycerol kinase family protein gives rise to the protein MYFYIYDSFLSDKKYESTLAKVEARLLELDINGKIEKLTILKNLKEMVEEALKKGAKTLVVVGDDTTLSKVISYVAPYKKATLGYIPIGPEKKIADLLGIPSGIEACDILSKRIMHRFDLGKVNKKYFLFNLDIAKKKNVKIECDGDYTIEAIAPDSSLKICNLGLLDEETYFNPGDGLLEAVVLNKKSGWNIFKSGFEQDSVFPIKKAKIKCNTECVSLVADGETIIKTPATVSVVPKRLSIIVGRERKF
- a CDS encoding MBL fold metallo-hydrolase; amino-acid sequence: MLENITWLGQSGFKIITKSGKTIYIDPWKISGDSSEADYILITHEHFDHCSPEDIAKIRKEKTKIFCPHECIQKIGGQAKSVKPGKEIKEEEITIKTVPAYNIDKEYHPKENNWVGYVIEADGQKMYHAGDTDLIPEMDELENIDIAMLPVSGTYVMDSQEAAQAIARIKPKKIIPMHYGEVVGSSEDARKLKEKYPKRVEIMEKE
- the infB gene encoding translation initiation factor IF-2 produces the protein MSKKEEKSEKKSDSDSKEEVTKEEKKTIELPEKITVKNLAEKIKMPVTEVIAELMKNGVLASQNESIDFETASIIADEMGFEANQVKKADKVEEKKDAKLEEALEQSQEENLVLRPPVVVVLGHVDHGKTLLLDAIRETKVIDTEHGGITQHIGAYQVKEKSQLITFIDTPGHAAFTAMRSRGAKIADIAILVIAADDSIKPQTKEALQIIKAAKIPYIIAINKIDKAEADVNRVMKDLADHDLLPEEWGGDTITVEVSALEKKGLDDLLSMVLLVYDMEKDYIKADPSGQAIGSIIESHIDKGEGPVATVLIHSGTLEVGNDVTVGDVWGRIKAMKDFKGGEIEKAKPSTPVKILGLKGLPVVGDIISVTEDLKEFKKKAKQYRHDKHLIKPSETRIETKKQKDEEEEKTEEKEEKREDSLKLILKADNLGSLEAIMESLKKYQHEEVRLVVVYSGLGNITEADMLKAEATGAIVRGFNVSANKSAENLAHEKGMEYKIYKVIYELFEEIKLKMEELLKPTIEEKLIGRMKVLAVFRTEKKLMIVGGRVTYGKFETGMKAKVLRNKEEIGRGKITKLQIEDKAVKEVEKGRECGVTFKGKVKIEENDTIEVFEEEKIYKKININNA